Proteins encoded together in one Candidatus Neomarinimicrobiota bacterium window:
- a CDS encoding peptidyl-prolyl cis-trans isomerase has protein sequence SAANLFAFDAADIGFDAAADGEGVIIQQTPPIRNNDVSPGNVGQLRDAVIFAFTAEQGALSDVLQNETGYFVFRLEEIEESTVKSLDEVRSVIKFEIEQEKRSLKAKDYADELFGQLSLTDRTLENIVASGKNLSINTPPSFTLMSSIRGLGKSGELSGAIVNMTPGDLTNPIIVSSNVVIAELVRREPFEEASYQRVKEDIRNEMMFALQNVLFARWIENLKNKAVIEDLRNRRIEGRHLHL, from the coding sequence TCCGCCGCAAATTTATTCGCATTTGATGCTGCGGATATCGGATTTGATGCCGCAGCTGACGGTGAGGGAGTTATCATACAACAAACGCCACCAATCAGGAATAATGACGTCAGCCCCGGAAATGTCGGGCAGCTGCGCGATGCGGTGATATTTGCGTTCACTGCCGAGCAAGGCGCACTGAGCGATGTTCTGCAGAACGAGACAGGTTATTTTGTCTTCAGGTTAGAGGAGATCGAAGAAAGTACGGTAAAATCTCTCGACGAGGTAAGATCCGTAATCAAGTTTGAGATTGAACAGGAGAAGCGAAGCCTGAAAGCCAAAGATTACGCTGATGAGTTATTCGGACAATTAAGCCTGACTGACCGAACGCTTGAGAATATTGTAGCCTCGGGCAAAAATCTTTCTATTAATACTCCACCGTCATTCACACTCATGTCTTCGATTCGGGGTTTGGGTAAAAGCGGAGAATTGTCAGGCGCTATTGTGAATATGACACCGGGTGATTTGACCAATCCGATTATTGTATCCTCAAACGTCGTAATTGCAGAACTGGTCAGGAGAGAACCGTTTGAAGAAGCTTCGTACCAGCGAGTAAAAGAAGATATCCGCAATGAGATGATGTTTGCTCTACAGAACGTTTTATTTGCGAGATGGATTGAAAATCTGAAAAACAAAGCTGTAATAGAGGATCTCAGGAACCGTAGAATCGAGGGCCGTCATCTCCATCTTTAG
- a CDS encoding class I SAM-dependent methyltransferase translates to MYLRYGDYSNELLSELYDFLPLYALRTDVEFYVDWANRISGDVLELGCGTGRVSIPVAYSGSHVTVLDYSMPMLQRFKKKLVEEPNSLADRIDIIRADMTNFTISKLFELVIIPFRPFQHLISIDDQINCLKSVRKHLRHDGVLIFDVFNPSPDRLLTPAFGPEVDVPKIEITDGRSLTRTSQVVKSHWKDKWNEYEFIYRLENELGGVEEIRQQTSMRYFFAEELELILEMGGFKIDKIFGDFDSSDFHKDSPEQIYVASPLNDQSDRNSDN, encoded by the coding sequence ATGTATCTGAGATACGGTGATTATTCAAATGAACTGCTCTCAGAATTATACGACTTCCTTCCACTCTACGCACTGAGAACGGACGTCGAATTTTACGTCGATTGGGCCAACCGAATCTCAGGAGATGTATTGGAGCTTGGATGCGGAACGGGCAGAGTTTCAATTCCGGTAGCCTATTCAGGCAGCCATGTGACCGTGCTGGACTATTCGATGCCGATGCTGCAGAGATTTAAAAAGAAGCTTGTAGAAGAGCCGAATTCGTTGGCGGACAGGATAGACATTATCAGGGCAGATATGACGAATTTCACGATTAGTAAATTATTTGAGCTGGTTATAATTCCATTTAGACCCTTTCAACACTTGATATCCATTGACGATCAGATAAATTGCCTTAAGTCTGTCCGTAAACATCTCCGGCACGACGGAGTTTTGATATTTGACGTTTTTAACCCGAGTCCGGATCGATTATTAACTCCGGCGTTCGGACCGGAAGTCGATGTGCCGAAAATAGAAATAACCGACGGGAGGAGTTTGACCAGAACTTCGCAGGTGGTCAAATCTCACTGGAAGGATAAATGGAATGAGTATGAATTTATATACAGATTAGAAAACGAGCTCGGCGGCGTTGAGGAGATCAGACAACAGACCTCAATGAGGTATTTTTTTGCGGAAGAGTTGGAATTGATCCTCGAAATGGGCGGATTTAAAATAGACAAAATTTTCGGTGATTTCGATTCGTCCGATTTCCACAAGGATTCACCGGAGCAGATATATGTCGCGTCTCCGTTAAACGATCAGAGCGATAGAAATTCGGATAATTGA